The Candidatus Desulfofervidus auxilii DNA segment TAGAAGTGGTACCAGAACCTACTAAGGCATGAAATCCAGATAAAGACCCACAAGCAATAATCAAAGGTATTACTGGCCAAAAAGGTGTGGGTCTATGGGCGATCAAAGGGACATTAAAACTGGTAAATGCAAACAAAGTAATTTTTTTAAAAGAAAATAATACAGCTAAACCACCCAGAATTAATCCTGCTACCAATAACCATGCATTGAGATAATCCCTTGGCTGCAAAAGCACATGCACAGGTAGAGAAGCAGCCACAATGATATAAAAGAAAAAAACAAGCATCCAGGTTTTATAACCTGCACTGATAGGGAAATACATACCTAAAATAATGGCTCCAATTAACATACCAATGCCCATCAAAGTGGCTAACCAAAAATGAGTCCTAAGACGATAAAGTAAAACCCCAAGAATCAAAGCAGCTACAATTTGCAAAAAATAGGTTGAAGGGACTTGAGGTTTAGCCACAAAAATTTTACCTAATATTGCTCCAAAGGCAGCTACTAGGAGAATTAAAACAAATAAAATAAACCAGGCAAAGAAATAACCTGTGCGTTTTTTAATAACTTTACCAGCAATCCACTGAATTGAATGACCATCATAACGGACAGAAGCCATCAGCGAAAGATAATCGTGAGTAGCACCCATAAAAACATTCCCTATCCAGATCCAGAGCAAGGCCGGTAACCATCCCCAAATAAGGGCAATAACCGGGCCTACAATAGGAGCAGCCCCGGCAATGGAGGCAAAGTGATGGCCGAAGAGCACATACTTATTTGTTGGGACAAAATCTATATTATCTTGTAAGCGAATGGCAGGAGGGGGTTGGTCTTCTCTTCCTACAATCCTTTTTTGGAGATAACTTCCATACAATTTATAAAACAGAAAATATAGGATAAAACCGCCGCAAAGGATAAAAGTTGCGTGCATGCTTTCCTTTAGAATGAATGATAAAGGTTGTCAAGCATGATACATTATTTTAATTTTGTCTTGTTTGAAATAAAGCAATATCAAAATATAAATACATCCTATTATGATTATAATATCAAAATGTATCGCAATAAACGCATAAATAAACATCCCAGTATCATGGAGCAATCTATCAATTAATTCAAAATCAGGAGTATTTAATCTTACAACTTCATACTGAACGCCTTGTTCTGATATATTAACCTTTATATAGTGATAAAAATAATGGGATGGATCGGTTCCGGCTAATTTAGCCCCAGCCCCTCCTGTGATAATGAAGGGAGTATTTTGCCAATATCCTTTGTAATATCCATGTATGTGTGAGCAAAACAACATTGAAACATGATATTTATCAAATAATTTATTTAAATATCTTGCAAATGTCACATCTTTTAAACTATGACCTTTTTTATCTCCACCTTTCCGTGGGTCATATAATGGAACATGCATAAATACAAACCGGTATTTATACGATTGTGACTTTTTCAACTCCTTTTTTAACCAATCTAACTGCCATAAATCTAATCTTTTCTCATTCGCATCGTCAAGAATGATAAAATATGATTTACCAACTGTAAACGAATAATAAAATCTTCCAAACATTTGATAATAATTGGCTCTCCCGTTTTCGCGTAATTCATGATTACCAATTACAGTAAGAAAAGGCTTATTAACTTTTTTGATTTGATTTATAAAAAATCTAAATTTTTCCTTTTCTCCGTCTTCAACTAAGTCTCCTACATCAATGGCGAAGATTATACTATCTTTATTCAACTTGTGTATTAAATTGTTAAACGTTGTTATTGAATCTCTATTGTCTCCAAAGACAGCAAAGCTATACGAGTTATGTGTTTCATCAATCTTTTTAATTTGTTTATAGTTCCAATCTTCAATTTCTGGAAAAGTAAAGACCGAATATAGTTTTATTCCTACTGATACTATTAAAGTTAATATTACGATACAACTAATAAATTTATTAAACAAATATTTTTTCATATACCTGACTTTCGCCAAGAAGGTCCAAAAAATTTATTTTCTTCAGAAATACCATATGTGTGTGATATACCTTTAATCTCCCAATTTCCTCAAAGATTATTATATTTTTCAGCTGAGAACTCTTTCTAAAAGGGTGGCTAACCCAATACTCGTTTTTTTAAAAAGACTTGCTAATAGGGGATTCATAGGTTTATTGACAATTCTAGGGAATTTTTTATGCAAAAGTGCTGATTTTAAATATATAGGCCTATAGGAATGATTGCAGGGATTGCCAGAACAAGTATGAATTGTTAAGGACTTTGGTTCAATGATAATAGAACCCACTGTTTTGCCCATCAGATATGTTTCTATGGCCCTTTTAAAATTCCCTTCTCTCAAATATTGTTTTAGATGCCAGTAATGCACACAAATAGTGCCATCATCAATAGGTTCTATGTAATTATAATCATTCACATGTTCCTTTTCCAATTTATGGTCAGCCATGAATTGTTTTATTAAAGCTAATGTAATTTTCCCTTTACTTTCTCTAAGTAAATGCCACATCCTCCCCAAGCGGCAGTAAGAACCTGCAATAGAAGGTAATTCATCTGGTGTAGGAGAACCTGTCAGTTCTCTGATAAATTGATGGTGATTTGCAATAGCCAGTATTCCATCTTTTGCCAATTCAAAATGGCGATGATGTGAAGAATGTTCAATGATTAATCCCTGACCATTCCTATCTGCCCAGATAGAATTGAGATTTAAAAGGCTTCCTCCGGTCACTCCTGGAAAAGAAGCCAATTTGGTATTTTTATAAATATCTATTACCTCATTTATATCCTTACTCCTTTCCATACATAAGGAAAGTATCTCTGCATCCATAACACCCTCTCCTCCCCCGTCTTTCATTCCTACCGATGCTAAGACTACAGCCAAGCCAAATTCATTTATAATAGGAACACCAATGAGACCAGGAATGCCAAAGGCCAAATAACAATGGTAGCCAGGCACATCAAATAAATAAAATCTGAAAAATTTACCAACAATCTGGGCTGCCTTAAAAAAATCAATATTCCAAAAAAGATAGAT contains these protein-coding regions:
- a CDS encoding carbon starvation protein A yields the protein MHATFILCGGFILYFLFYKLYGSYLQKRIVGREDQPPPAIRLQDNIDFVPTNKYVLFGHHFASIAGAAPIVGPVIALIWGWLPALLWIWIGNVFMGATHDYLSLMASVRYDGHSIQWIAGKVIKKRTGYFFAWFILFVLILLVAAFGAILGKIFVAKPQVPSTYFLQIVAALILGVLLYRLRTHFWLATLMGIGMLIGAIILGMYFPISAGYKTWMLVFFFYIIVAASLPVHVLLQPRDYLNAWLLVAGLILGGLAVLFSFKKITLFAFTSFNVPLIAHRPTPFWPVIPLIIACGSLSGFHALVGSGTTSKQLSKEIEGLFIGYGSMLTEGFLSTLVVAVVSAYGLNVLAPDIAIDLKTNAFTFAQHYGKAINSAGGPVGFFSKAYGLAVHSVLGLPKEFVTILAAMWVASFAMTTLDTTNRLARYTLTEICEPLKESLPFVFQFITNRWTASLIPAAIGIGLAWTGAWSIIWPAFGGANQMLASIALMTVSAWVIRVQKKSGWVCLIPALFLWITVTLAIGWYLFVAVPVFMTKNPAQAYTLGIIILIMLFLDFLLIYDFFKPTRPELPNV
- a CDS encoding metallophosphoesterase family protein codes for the protein MKKYLFNKFISCIVILTLIVSVGIKLYSVFTFPEIEDWNYKQIKKIDETHNSYSFAVFGDNRDSITTFNNLIHKLNKDSIIFAIDVGDLVEDGEKEKFRFFINQIKKVNKPFLTVIGNHELRENGRANYYQMFGRFYYSFTVGKSYFIILDDANEKRLDLWQLDWLKKELKKSQSYKYRFVFMHVPLYDPRKGGDKKGHSLKDVTFARYLNKLFDKYHVSMLFCSHIHGYYKGYWQNTPFIITGGAGAKLAGTDPSHYFYHYIKVNISEQGVQYEVVRLNTPDFELIDRLLHDTGMFIYAFIAIHFDIIIIIGCIYILILLYFKQDKIKIMYHA